Proteins from a single region of Candidatus Brocadiaceae bacterium:
- a CDS encoding nucleotidyltransferase family protein — MTKKAVILARGLGTRMQKAQDGVELDVERAALARKGLKVLMSLHGRPMVDYAVDRLVRAGVDRICLVIAPEADQMRAHADRLSRQAGIRVGWAVQDEPRGTADAVLAAEAFAGDDPFVVCNGDNLYPPDTMARLVALDGDECCVAAFEREALHRKGNIAPERLRSMAVVQATPDGRLLRIVEKPPDPERYAVDGQVWANMNLYRFTPAVFDACRSIEPHPERKEYELTAAVERLRAAAPQAFRVLFSDGGVLDLTSRGDIAAVEHALAQERLSF, encoded by the coding sequence GTGACCAAGAAGGCCGTCATCCTGGCGCGCGGGCTCGGCACGCGCATGCAGAAGGCGCAGGACGGAGTCGAACTGGACGTCGAGCGCGCCGCCCTGGCCCGGAAGGGCCTGAAAGTCCTCATGTCGCTGCACGGGCGGCCGATGGTCGACTACGCCGTCGACCGGCTCGTCCGGGCGGGCGTCGACCGCATCTGCCTGGTCATCGCGCCCGAGGCGGACCAGATGCGCGCGCACGCCGACCGCCTCTCCCGGCAGGCGGGCATCCGCGTCGGCTGGGCGGTCCAGGACGAGCCGCGGGGGACCGCCGACGCGGTCCTGGCCGCCGAGGCGTTCGCGGGAGACGACCCCTTCGTGGTCTGCAACGGCGACAACCTGTACCCTCCGGACACCATGGCGCGCCTGGTCGCCCTCGACGGAGACGAGTGCTGCGTGGCGGCCTTCGAGCGCGAGGCGCTCCACCGCAAGGGCAACATCGCTCCGGAACGGCTCAGGAGCATGGCCGTCGTGCAGGCCACGCCGGACGGGCGGCTTCTGCGCATCGTGGAGAAGCCCCCTGACCCGGAACGCTATGCCGTCGACGGCCAGGTCTGGGCGAACATGAACCTCTACCGATTCACGCCGGCCGTCTTCGACGCCTGCCGCAGCATCGAGCCGCACCCGGAACGCAAGGAGTACGAGCTGACCGCAGCGGTGGAACGGCTCCGCGCGGCTGCGCCCCAGGCGTTCCGCGTCCTGTTCAGCGACGGAGGCGTGC